GGTAAAGTTTCGCAAGATGGGCAGGCAAAGATTTTTGTGTGTGAGAATTATGCGTGTCAGAGTCCGTTTTCGGATTTAAAGGATTTTTATAATTTGTTGAGCGATCATTAATTTTTTTCCAACGGATAGAAACAACCCAACGGATTTTATTTTTAAAATTTTTTATCAATTGGGTTATTTCAATCCGTTGGAGAATTCTTTTTTTTCAGTTAAGAGGAAAACATGATTTCAATACTCGAAATCAAAAATTTCAAATCCATCAAGCATATTACACTCGATTGTCGCAAGGTAAATATTTTTATTGGCAAGCCGAACACGGGCAAATCCAATATTCTGGAGAGTGTCAGTATTTTTTCCATCCTATACGATAAGCTAGAAGCATTTATTCGATTTGAAAATATTGCCAATTTGTTTTACGATCAGGATACCGAGCGCAAGATCGAGGTGATTGCTGATGATTCTTTCTGTACCTTAGAATTTGAACAGGGAAAATTTATTGGCAAGGGAAACTATCAATTGAAAGAAAAATCTATTCACATACAATTTGAATATGGATTTGAGGGTTGGAAAGGTGGCTCAGTCGATACCAGTTTAAGTTTGCCGATTAAATTTTATCGGTTTTTTTCACTGGATAAATTTCCCAAACAAGAATTGAATTTTTTGCTGCCGCCCAAAGGTGAAAATTTATTGGCGCTGCTTTTGGCCAATAAGGAATTGAGGAAGCTGGTTAGTGATCTGTTTGCGGAATTTGGCATCAGAATTGGTCTAAAACCACTGGAAA
This genomic stretch from candidate division KSB1 bacterium harbors:
- a CDS encoding AAA family ATPase, whose amino-acid sequence is MISILEIKNFKSIKHITLDCRKVNIFIGKPNTGKSNILESVSIFSILYDKLEAFIRFENIANLFYDQDTERKIEVIADDSFCTLEFEQGKFIGKGNYQLKEKSIHIQFEYGFEGWKGGSVDTSLSLPIKFYRFFSLDKFPKQELNFLLPPKGENLLALLLANKELRKLVSDLFAEFGIRIGLKPLENKIEILKETDGIIISYPYSLVSDTLRRVAFYLVALETNKDSIILFEEPEAHSFPFYTKYLAERIALDETNQFFISTHNPYFLLSLLEKTRQNELGIFITYFEDYQTRVKQLSANEVSEFFDLDASVFFNLDRFLGEE